CATTTATACTCACTGGTTCTTTAAGTTTTTGTCCAAACATGTTGAAGAAATGAGCACCCGACCAATCGTTATACGATAAAACCGCTATATCTTGAACTGGTCCAATATCCGTAACATAAGTATTATTGCAGCTAAATGTAGTCAAGCTAGGCAGTTCACTGACAAAGCTCACATCCGTTATATCATTTGCCTCTATACTCAAATACTCTAATTTCTTTAAAGTTGTCAAAGTATCCACATTTAGTGGAGCAAATCCACCATTTATATCCCTGCTGCAATAATGCATATCAATCCACTTCAAATTAGTAAGACCCGCTAGCGGACTCACATCTATGATTCCCGAATTATTGTAAATATTTAGATGCTCAAGCTCTTTCATATTTTTTAGTGGAGATACATCCGTTATCATATTTCTAGTAAGCTCTAGCCATTTAAGCTTAGTTGCTCCTGCTAGTGGAGAAAGATCTGATATTTTGTTCTCTCTTAAATCTACCCATTCCAAATTTTTAGCGTATTCAAGACCAGTTAAATCGTCAATACCACGATATAATGTGTTATCTTTTCCTTTTTGATACTCAATGACAGTTCCGTCTAACTTCTTTAAATTCAACATATCTTCAATCGTAATTACAGCATCTTCATCACGATCTAGTGACTTATTTATAGCCCTCTTCAGATACACGTTCTTTATATTTACTTCTTGCTTTGTTGGTACAGTTGGTGTAGTAGTTTGACTTGATGAACTTCCGCCACTGTGAATGTTTGAATCTACAACCTCGCTAGTGCTTAGTACTTTACCGCTTTCATCTTTAACCACTATTTCATGTTTCTTTTTACCTTCTAATTTTTTTATATTTGCATTTTTCTTTTTAACCATTTTAAATGGCTTATCAGCAATCAAACTAGCTACATCTACAGATAAATCTATATCAGCATTTTCCATTTCTACTTTTAACTTAGATATTTGCTTATCTCCTTCTACAACTATCTTAGCCTTTGTTTTTATATCCAATACTTCTACATCACCATCATTTTGAAAACCAATTCCATTAGGGTCTTCTACCACTACTTCTGATAGCGATCCTTTATTTACAAATTTAGCTCCATTTATATCTTGTATTATCGTAGTACCATCTATCTT
The Tissierellales bacterium DNA segment above includes these coding regions:
- a CDS encoding leucine-rich repeat domain-containing protein, with translation MKNSKKIVSLSLVASMLISSTGSFAMPSDMVVIGDKAFEVKDLELQGLRDEINDAIMSSDDIYYNLGEFTDNKYLRVDGDMEITDDEKTSIGKVDLYDNNGNIIEFSSFDSEKGNANIEYKEDLQQLINNKHVGSIKLMSDLDLESESLGINQAVDLDLNGHKLKGDIVINTESEGNMSIKGSENSVLEGNLIINTKNVEFVVDENTKIDGTTIIQDINGAKFVNKGSLSEVVVEDPNGIGFQNDGDVEVLDIKTKAKIVVEGDKQISKLKVEMENADIDLSVDVASLIADKPFKMVKKKNANIKKLEGKKKHEIVVKDESGKVLSTSEVVDSNIHSGGSSSSQTTTPTVPTKQEVNIKNVYLKRAINKSLDRDEDAVITIEDMLNLKKLDGTVIEYQKGKDNTLYRGIDDLTGLEYAKNLEWVDLRENKISDLSPLAGATKLKWLELTRNMITDVSPLKNMKELEHLNIYNNSGIIDVSPLAGLTNLKWIDMHYCSRDINGGFAPLNVDTLTTLKKLEYLSIEANDITDVSFVSELPSLTTFSCNNTYVTDIGPVQDIAVLSYNDWSGAHFFNMFGQKLKEPVSINAEAKGTEFRFKSPVKNNEAYKKKVEEDAAAMGEVIH